In the genome of Polyodon spathula isolate WHYD16114869_AA chromosome 57, ASM1765450v1, whole genome shotgun sequence, one region contains:
- the LOC121307603 gene encoding AP-2 complex subunit mu-like isoform X3 translates to MIGGLFIYNHKGEVLISRVYRDDIGNRRNAVDAFRVNVIHARQQVRSPVTNIARTSFFHVKRSNIWLAAVTKQNVNAAMVFEFLYKMCDVMTAYFGKISEENIKNNFVLIYELLDEILDFGYPQNSETGALKTFITQQGIKSQTKEEQSQITSQVTGQIGWRREGIKYRRNELFLDVLESVNLLMSPQGQVLSAHVSGRVVMKSYLSGMPECKFGMNDKIVIDKQGKGTADETNKSDLGGSSSKQSIAIDDCTFHQCVRLSKFDSERSISFIPPDGEYELMRYRTTKDIILPFRVIPLVREVGRTKLEVKVVIKSNFKPSLLAQKIEVRIPTPLNTSGVQVICMKGKAKYKASENAIVWK, encoded by the exons ATGATTGGAGGACTGTTCATTTACAACCACAAGGGGGAGGTGCTGATCTCCCGAGTCTACAGAGATGACATAGG GAATAG GCGGAACGCCGTGGATGCTTTCCGTGTCAATGTCATCCACGCCCGGCAGCAGGTGCGCTCCCCGGTAACCAACATCGCCCGCACCAGCTTCTTCCACGTCAAGCGCTCCAACATCTGGCTGGCGGCTGTCACCAAGCAGAACGTCAATGCGGCCATGGTGTTTGAGTTCCTATACAAGATGTGCGACGTCATGACCGCCTACTTCGGCAAGATCAGCGAGGAGAACATCAAGAACAACTTCGTCCTGATCTACGAGCTGCTGGATG AAATCCTGGACTTTGGCTACCCCCAAAATTCCGAGACAGGAGCCCTGAAAACGTTCATCACCCAGCAAGGAATCAAGAGCCAG ACCAAGGAGGAGCAGTCTCAGATCACCAGCCAGGTGACAGGTCAGATCGGCTGGAGACGAGAGGGGATCAAGTACCGGCGCAACGAGCTCTTCCTGGATGTCCTGGAGAGCGTAAACCTGCTTATGTCTCCACAAG GCCAGGTGCTGAGTGCCCACGTGTCGGGCAGGGTGGTGATGAAGAGCTACCTGAGTGGGATGCCCGAGTGTAAATTTGGGATGAATGACAAGATCGTCATCGACAAGCAGGGGAAGGGCACCGCGGACGAGACCAACAAGAG TGACTTGGGGGGCAG CAGCAGCAAGCAGTCCATCGCCATCGACGACTGCACTTTCCACCAGTGTGTGCGACTCAGCAAGTTCGACTCGGAGAGGAGCATCAGCTTCATCCCGCCAGATGGAGAGTATGAGCTTATGAG gtATCGCACCACTAAGGATATTATCCTGCCATTCAGAGTGATTCCTTTGGTCCGAGAGGTCGGCCGTACTAAACTGGAAGTCAAGGTGGTCATCAAGTCCAACTTCAAGCCTTCCTTGCTGGCCCAGAAAATAGAG GTGCGCATCCCAACCCCCCTCAACACTAGCGGAGTCCAGGTTATCTGCATGAAAGGGAAAGCCAAGTACAAGGCCAGTGAGAATGCCATAGTCTGGAAGTAA
- the LOC121307603 gene encoding AP-2 complex subunit mu-like isoform X6, which yields MIGGLFIYNHKGEVLISRVYRDDIGRNAVDAFRVNVIHARQQVRSPVTNIARTSFFHVKRSNIWLAAVTKQNVNAAMVFEFLYKMCDVMTAYFGKISEENIKNNFVLIYELLDEILDFGYPQNSETGALKTFITQQGIKSQHQTKEEQSQITSQVTGQIGWRREGIKYRRNELFLDVLESVNLLMSPQGQVLSAHVSGRVVMKSYLSGMPECKFGMNDKIVIDKQGKGTADETNKSSSKQSIAIDDCTFHQCVRLSKFDSERSISFIPPDGEYELMRYRTTKDIILPFRVIPLVREVGRTKLEVKVVIKSNFKPSLLAQKIEVRIPTPLNTSGVQVICMKGKAKYKASENAIVWK from the exons ATGATTGGAGGACTGTTCATTTACAACCACAAGGGGGAGGTGCTGATCTCCCGAGTCTACAGAGATGACATAGG GCGGAACGCCGTGGATGCTTTCCGTGTCAATGTCATCCACGCCCGGCAGCAGGTGCGCTCCCCGGTAACCAACATCGCCCGCACCAGCTTCTTCCACGTCAAGCGCTCCAACATCTGGCTGGCGGCTGTCACCAAGCAGAACGTCAATGCGGCCATGGTGTTTGAGTTCCTATACAAGATGTGCGACGTCATGACCGCCTACTTCGGCAAGATCAGCGAGGAGAACATCAAGAACAACTTCGTCCTGATCTACGAGCTGCTGGATG AAATCCTGGACTTTGGCTACCCCCAAAATTCCGAGACAGGAGCCCTGAAAACGTTCATCACCCAGCAAGGAATCAAGAGCCAG CACCAG ACCAAGGAGGAGCAGTCTCAGATCACCAGCCAGGTGACAGGTCAGATCGGCTGGAGACGAGAGGGGATCAAGTACCGGCGCAACGAGCTCTTCCTGGATGTCCTGGAGAGCGTAAACCTGCTTATGTCTCCACAAG GCCAGGTGCTGAGTGCCCACGTGTCGGGCAGGGTGGTGATGAAGAGCTACCTGAGTGGGATGCCCGAGTGTAAATTTGGGATGAATGACAAGATCGTCATCGACAAGCAGGGGAAGGGCACCGCGGACGAGACCAACAAGAG CAGCAGCAAGCAGTCCATCGCCATCGACGACTGCACTTTCCACCAGTGTGTGCGACTCAGCAAGTTCGACTCGGAGAGGAGCATCAGCTTCATCCCGCCAGATGGAGAGTATGAGCTTATGAG gtATCGCACCACTAAGGATATTATCCTGCCATTCAGAGTGATTCCTTTGGTCCGAGAGGTCGGCCGTACTAAACTGGAAGTCAAGGTGGTCATCAAGTCCAACTTCAAGCCTTCCTTGCTGGCCCAGAAAATAGAG GTGCGCATCCCAACCCCCCTCAACACTAGCGGAGTCCAGGTTATCTGCATGAAAGGGAAAGCCAAGTACAAGGCCAGTGAGAATGCCATAGTCTGGAAGTAA
- the LOC121307603 gene encoding AP-2 complex subunit mu-like isoform X7 — translation MIGGLFIYNHKGEVLISRVYRDDIGRNAVDAFRVNVIHARQQVRSPVTNIARTSFFHVKRSNIWLAAVTKQNVNAAMVFEFLYKMCDVMTAYFGKISEENIKNNFVLIYELLDEILDFGYPQNSETGALKTFITQQGIKSQHQTKEEQSQITSQVTGQIGWRREGIKYRRNELFLDVLESVNLLMSPQGQVLSAHVSGRVVMKSYLSGMPECKFGMNDKIVIDKQGKGTADETNKSSKQSIAIDDCTFHQCVRLSKFDSERSISFIPPDGEYELMRYRTTKDIILPFRVIPLVREVGRTKLEVKVVIKSNFKPSLLAQKIEVRIPTPLNTSGVQVICMKGKAKYKASENAIVWK, via the exons ATGATTGGAGGACTGTTCATTTACAACCACAAGGGGGAGGTGCTGATCTCCCGAGTCTACAGAGATGACATAGG GCGGAACGCCGTGGATGCTTTCCGTGTCAATGTCATCCACGCCCGGCAGCAGGTGCGCTCCCCGGTAACCAACATCGCCCGCACCAGCTTCTTCCACGTCAAGCGCTCCAACATCTGGCTGGCGGCTGTCACCAAGCAGAACGTCAATGCGGCCATGGTGTTTGAGTTCCTATACAAGATGTGCGACGTCATGACCGCCTACTTCGGCAAGATCAGCGAGGAGAACATCAAGAACAACTTCGTCCTGATCTACGAGCTGCTGGATG AAATCCTGGACTTTGGCTACCCCCAAAATTCCGAGACAGGAGCCCTGAAAACGTTCATCACCCAGCAAGGAATCAAGAGCCAG CACCAG ACCAAGGAGGAGCAGTCTCAGATCACCAGCCAGGTGACAGGTCAGATCGGCTGGAGACGAGAGGGGATCAAGTACCGGCGCAACGAGCTCTTCCTGGATGTCCTGGAGAGCGTAAACCTGCTTATGTCTCCACAAG GCCAGGTGCTGAGTGCCCACGTGTCGGGCAGGGTGGTGATGAAGAGCTACCTGAGTGGGATGCCCGAGTGTAAATTTGGGATGAATGACAAGATCGTCATCGACAAGCAGGGGAAGGGCACCGCGGACGAGACCAACAAGAG CAGCAAGCAGTCCATCGCCATCGACGACTGCACTTTCCACCAGTGTGTGCGACTCAGCAAGTTCGACTCGGAGAGGAGCATCAGCTTCATCCCGCCAGATGGAGAGTATGAGCTTATGAG gtATCGCACCACTAAGGATATTATCCTGCCATTCAGAGTGATTCCTTTGGTCCGAGAGGTCGGCCGTACTAAACTGGAAGTCAAGGTGGTCATCAAGTCCAACTTCAAGCCTTCCTTGCTGGCCCAGAAAATAGAG GTGCGCATCCCAACCCCCCTCAACACTAGCGGAGTCCAGGTTATCTGCATGAAAGGGAAAGCCAAGTACAAGGCCAGTGAGAATGCCATAGTCTGGAAGTAA
- the LOC121307603 gene encoding AP-2 complex subunit mu-like isoform X2 has translation MIGGLFIYNHKGEVLISRVYRDDIGRNAVDAFRVNVIHARQQVRSPVTNIARTSFFHVKRSNIWLAAVTKQNVNAAMVFEFLYKMCDVMTAYFGKISEENIKNNFVLIYELLDEILDFGYPQNSETGALKTFITQQGIKSQHQTKEEQSQITSQVTGQIGWRREGIKYRRNELFLDVLESVNLLMSPQGQVLSAHVSGRVVMKSYLSGMPECKFGMNDKIVIDKQGKGTADETNKSDLGGSSSKQSIAIDDCTFHQCVRLSKFDSERSISFIPPDGEYELMRYRTTKDIILPFRVIPLVREVGRTKLEVKVVIKSNFKPSLLAQKIEVRIPTPLNTSGVQVICMKGKAKYKASENAIVWK, from the exons ATGATTGGAGGACTGTTCATTTACAACCACAAGGGGGAGGTGCTGATCTCCCGAGTCTACAGAGATGACATAGG GCGGAACGCCGTGGATGCTTTCCGTGTCAATGTCATCCACGCCCGGCAGCAGGTGCGCTCCCCGGTAACCAACATCGCCCGCACCAGCTTCTTCCACGTCAAGCGCTCCAACATCTGGCTGGCGGCTGTCACCAAGCAGAACGTCAATGCGGCCATGGTGTTTGAGTTCCTATACAAGATGTGCGACGTCATGACCGCCTACTTCGGCAAGATCAGCGAGGAGAACATCAAGAACAACTTCGTCCTGATCTACGAGCTGCTGGATG AAATCCTGGACTTTGGCTACCCCCAAAATTCCGAGACAGGAGCCCTGAAAACGTTCATCACCCAGCAAGGAATCAAGAGCCAG CACCAG ACCAAGGAGGAGCAGTCTCAGATCACCAGCCAGGTGACAGGTCAGATCGGCTGGAGACGAGAGGGGATCAAGTACCGGCGCAACGAGCTCTTCCTGGATGTCCTGGAGAGCGTAAACCTGCTTATGTCTCCACAAG GCCAGGTGCTGAGTGCCCACGTGTCGGGCAGGGTGGTGATGAAGAGCTACCTGAGTGGGATGCCCGAGTGTAAATTTGGGATGAATGACAAGATCGTCATCGACAAGCAGGGGAAGGGCACCGCGGACGAGACCAACAAGAG TGACTTGGGGGGCAG CAGCAGCAAGCAGTCCATCGCCATCGACGACTGCACTTTCCACCAGTGTGTGCGACTCAGCAAGTTCGACTCGGAGAGGAGCATCAGCTTCATCCCGCCAGATGGAGAGTATGAGCTTATGAG gtATCGCACCACTAAGGATATTATCCTGCCATTCAGAGTGATTCCTTTGGTCCGAGAGGTCGGCCGTACTAAACTGGAAGTCAAGGTGGTCATCAAGTCCAACTTCAAGCCTTCCTTGCTGGCCCAGAAAATAGAG GTGCGCATCCCAACCCCCCTCAACACTAGCGGAGTCCAGGTTATCTGCATGAAAGGGAAAGCCAAGTACAAGGCCAGTGAGAATGCCATAGTCTGGAAGTAA
- the LOC121307603 gene encoding AP-2 complex subunit mu-like isoform X8: MIGGLFIYNHKGEVLISRVYRDDIGRNAVDAFRVNVIHARQQVRSPVTNIARTSFFHVKRSNIWLAAVTKQNVNAAMVFEFLYKMCDVMTAYFGKISEENIKNNFVLIYELLDEILDFGYPQNSETGALKTFITQQGIKSQTKEEQSQITSQVTGQIGWRREGIKYRRNELFLDVLESVNLLMSPQGQVLSAHVSGRVVMKSYLSGMPECKFGMNDKIVIDKQGKGTADETNKSSKQSIAIDDCTFHQCVRLSKFDSERSISFIPPDGEYELMRYRTTKDIILPFRVIPLVREVGRTKLEVKVVIKSNFKPSLLAQKIEVRIPTPLNTSGVQVICMKGKAKYKASENAIVWK; encoded by the exons ATGATTGGAGGACTGTTCATTTACAACCACAAGGGGGAGGTGCTGATCTCCCGAGTCTACAGAGATGACATAGG GCGGAACGCCGTGGATGCTTTCCGTGTCAATGTCATCCACGCCCGGCAGCAGGTGCGCTCCCCGGTAACCAACATCGCCCGCACCAGCTTCTTCCACGTCAAGCGCTCCAACATCTGGCTGGCGGCTGTCACCAAGCAGAACGTCAATGCGGCCATGGTGTTTGAGTTCCTATACAAGATGTGCGACGTCATGACCGCCTACTTCGGCAAGATCAGCGAGGAGAACATCAAGAACAACTTCGTCCTGATCTACGAGCTGCTGGATG AAATCCTGGACTTTGGCTACCCCCAAAATTCCGAGACAGGAGCCCTGAAAACGTTCATCACCCAGCAAGGAATCAAGAGCCAG ACCAAGGAGGAGCAGTCTCAGATCACCAGCCAGGTGACAGGTCAGATCGGCTGGAGACGAGAGGGGATCAAGTACCGGCGCAACGAGCTCTTCCTGGATGTCCTGGAGAGCGTAAACCTGCTTATGTCTCCACAAG GCCAGGTGCTGAGTGCCCACGTGTCGGGCAGGGTGGTGATGAAGAGCTACCTGAGTGGGATGCCCGAGTGTAAATTTGGGATGAATGACAAGATCGTCATCGACAAGCAGGGGAAGGGCACCGCGGACGAGACCAACAAGAG CAGCAAGCAGTCCATCGCCATCGACGACTGCACTTTCCACCAGTGTGTGCGACTCAGCAAGTTCGACTCGGAGAGGAGCATCAGCTTCATCCCGCCAGATGGAGAGTATGAGCTTATGAG gtATCGCACCACTAAGGATATTATCCTGCCATTCAGAGTGATTCCTTTGGTCCGAGAGGTCGGCCGTACTAAACTGGAAGTCAAGGTGGTCATCAAGTCCAACTTCAAGCCTTCCTTGCTGGCCCAGAAAATAGAG GTGCGCATCCCAACCCCCCTCAACACTAGCGGAGTCCAGGTTATCTGCATGAAAGGGAAAGCCAAGTACAAGGCCAGTGAGAATGCCATAGTCTGGAAGTAA
- the LOC121307603 gene encoding AP-2 complex subunit mu-like isoform X1: protein MIGGLFIYNHKGEVLISRVYRDDIGNRRNAVDAFRVNVIHARQQVRSPVTNIARTSFFHVKRSNIWLAAVTKQNVNAAMVFEFLYKMCDVMTAYFGKISEENIKNNFVLIYELLDEILDFGYPQNSETGALKTFITQQGIKSQHQTKEEQSQITSQVTGQIGWRREGIKYRRNELFLDVLESVNLLMSPQGQVLSAHVSGRVVMKSYLSGMPECKFGMNDKIVIDKQGKGTADETNKSDLGGSSSKQSIAIDDCTFHQCVRLSKFDSERSISFIPPDGEYELMRYRTTKDIILPFRVIPLVREVGRTKLEVKVVIKSNFKPSLLAQKIEVRIPTPLNTSGVQVICMKGKAKYKASENAIVWK, encoded by the exons ATGATTGGAGGACTGTTCATTTACAACCACAAGGGGGAGGTGCTGATCTCCCGAGTCTACAGAGATGACATAGG GAATAG GCGGAACGCCGTGGATGCTTTCCGTGTCAATGTCATCCACGCCCGGCAGCAGGTGCGCTCCCCGGTAACCAACATCGCCCGCACCAGCTTCTTCCACGTCAAGCGCTCCAACATCTGGCTGGCGGCTGTCACCAAGCAGAACGTCAATGCGGCCATGGTGTTTGAGTTCCTATACAAGATGTGCGACGTCATGACCGCCTACTTCGGCAAGATCAGCGAGGAGAACATCAAGAACAACTTCGTCCTGATCTACGAGCTGCTGGATG AAATCCTGGACTTTGGCTACCCCCAAAATTCCGAGACAGGAGCCCTGAAAACGTTCATCACCCAGCAAGGAATCAAGAGCCAG CACCAG ACCAAGGAGGAGCAGTCTCAGATCACCAGCCAGGTGACAGGTCAGATCGGCTGGAGACGAGAGGGGATCAAGTACCGGCGCAACGAGCTCTTCCTGGATGTCCTGGAGAGCGTAAACCTGCTTATGTCTCCACAAG GCCAGGTGCTGAGTGCCCACGTGTCGGGCAGGGTGGTGATGAAGAGCTACCTGAGTGGGATGCCCGAGTGTAAATTTGGGATGAATGACAAGATCGTCATCGACAAGCAGGGGAAGGGCACCGCGGACGAGACCAACAAGAG TGACTTGGGGGGCAG CAGCAGCAAGCAGTCCATCGCCATCGACGACTGCACTTTCCACCAGTGTGTGCGACTCAGCAAGTTCGACTCGGAGAGGAGCATCAGCTTCATCCCGCCAGATGGAGAGTATGAGCTTATGAG gtATCGCACCACTAAGGATATTATCCTGCCATTCAGAGTGATTCCTTTGGTCCGAGAGGTCGGCCGTACTAAACTGGAAGTCAAGGTGGTCATCAAGTCCAACTTCAAGCCTTCCTTGCTGGCCCAGAAAATAGAG GTGCGCATCCCAACCCCCCTCAACACTAGCGGAGTCCAGGTTATCTGCATGAAAGGGAAAGCCAAGTACAAGGCCAGTGAGAATGCCATAGTCTGGAAGTAA
- the LOC121307603 gene encoding AP-2 complex subunit mu-like isoform X5, with protein sequence MIGGLFIYNHKGEVLISRVYRDDIGNRRNAVDAFRVNVIHARQQVRSPVTNIARTSFFHVKRSNIWLAAVTKQNVNAAMVFEFLYKMCDVMTAYFGKISEENIKNNFVLIYELLDEILDFGYPQNSETGALKTFITQQGIKSQHQTKEEQSQITSQVTGQIGWRREGIKYRRNELFLDVLESVNLLMSPQGQVLSAHVSGRVVMKSYLSGMPECKFGMNDKIVIDKQGKGTADETNKSSKQSIAIDDCTFHQCVRLSKFDSERSISFIPPDGEYELMRYRTTKDIILPFRVIPLVREVGRTKLEVKVVIKSNFKPSLLAQKIEVRIPTPLNTSGVQVICMKGKAKYKASENAIVWK encoded by the exons ATGATTGGAGGACTGTTCATTTACAACCACAAGGGGGAGGTGCTGATCTCCCGAGTCTACAGAGATGACATAGG GAATAG GCGGAACGCCGTGGATGCTTTCCGTGTCAATGTCATCCACGCCCGGCAGCAGGTGCGCTCCCCGGTAACCAACATCGCCCGCACCAGCTTCTTCCACGTCAAGCGCTCCAACATCTGGCTGGCGGCTGTCACCAAGCAGAACGTCAATGCGGCCATGGTGTTTGAGTTCCTATACAAGATGTGCGACGTCATGACCGCCTACTTCGGCAAGATCAGCGAGGAGAACATCAAGAACAACTTCGTCCTGATCTACGAGCTGCTGGATG AAATCCTGGACTTTGGCTACCCCCAAAATTCCGAGACAGGAGCCCTGAAAACGTTCATCACCCAGCAAGGAATCAAGAGCCAG CACCAG ACCAAGGAGGAGCAGTCTCAGATCACCAGCCAGGTGACAGGTCAGATCGGCTGGAGACGAGAGGGGATCAAGTACCGGCGCAACGAGCTCTTCCTGGATGTCCTGGAGAGCGTAAACCTGCTTATGTCTCCACAAG GCCAGGTGCTGAGTGCCCACGTGTCGGGCAGGGTGGTGATGAAGAGCTACCTGAGTGGGATGCCCGAGTGTAAATTTGGGATGAATGACAAGATCGTCATCGACAAGCAGGGGAAGGGCACCGCGGACGAGACCAACAAGAG CAGCAAGCAGTCCATCGCCATCGACGACTGCACTTTCCACCAGTGTGTGCGACTCAGCAAGTTCGACTCGGAGAGGAGCATCAGCTTCATCCCGCCAGATGGAGAGTATGAGCTTATGAG gtATCGCACCACTAAGGATATTATCCTGCCATTCAGAGTGATTCCTTTGGTCCGAGAGGTCGGCCGTACTAAACTGGAAGTCAAGGTGGTCATCAAGTCCAACTTCAAGCCTTCCTTGCTGGCCCAGAAAATAGAG GTGCGCATCCCAACCCCCCTCAACACTAGCGGAGTCCAGGTTATCTGCATGAAAGGGAAAGCCAAGTACAAGGCCAGTGAGAATGCCATAGTCTGGAAGTAA
- the LOC121307632 gene encoding xyloside xylosyltransferase 1-like, translating to MGIIRLLSNAMARVGTVRYYQLVLVIAAALAVVAFYSFGSDRHNFSSTTKRIKETHASHNANSNNGDLSPDTNGEQRVSKAVSVGEAGRTNTDSVNAAAKTRTPEEGPRYFHALMMFTKVDTSQQLQQKFQVAMRSMLKHARFEDGEVLTLHFVSDEPSREIGEKILGDFLQGATFRCELQNIGSERKNYRNGFLKKTKQGNVSVVCCEFTLFMPVLKFFTCISFSVFLV from the exons ATGGGCATTATTAGGCTGCTCTCAAACGCAATGGCCCGGGTCGGCACAGTCCGATATTACCAGTTAGTGCTGGTTATCGCAGCCGCGCTGGCTGTCGTTGCTTTTTATAGTTTCGGATCGGACCGGCACAATTTTTCCAGCACTACTAAGCGTATCAAAGAGACTCATGCCAGCCACAACGCAAACAGTAACAACGGGGATCTCTCCCCCGATACCAACGGTGAGCAACGCGTTTCAAAAGCTGTAAGTGTGGGAGAAGCTGGCAGAACGAACACGGATAGTGTTAACGCAGCTGCAAAGACAAGGACGCCGGAGGAGGGTCCGCGATATTTTCACGCGCTGATGATGTTCACCAAAGTGGACACGAGCCAGCAGCTGCAGCAGAAGTTCCAGGTTGCCATGAGATCGATGCTGAAGCACGCCAGGTTTGAGGACGGGGAAGTCTTGACCCTGCATTTTGTGAGCGACGAACCGAGCAGAGAGATCGGGGAAAAGATACTGGGAGACTTTCTGCAGGGCGCCACCTTCCGTTGTGAG TTGCAGAATATTGGCTCAGAACGAAAGAATTATCGAAATGGctttctcaaaaaaacaaaacaaggtaacGTCAGTGTGGTATGCTGTGAATTTACACTTTTCATGCCTGTATTAAAGTTTTTCACTTGTATATCCTTCTCTGTATTCTTGGTGTAA
- the LOC121307603 gene encoding AP-2 complex subunit mu-like isoform X4, with translation MIGGLFIYNHKGEVLISRVYRDDIGNRRNAVDAFRVNVIHARQQVRSPVTNIARTSFFHVKRSNIWLAAVTKQNVNAAMVFEFLYKMCDVMTAYFGKISEENIKNNFVLIYELLDEILDFGYPQNSETGALKTFITQQGIKSQHQTKEEQSQITSQVTGQIGWRREGIKYRRNELFLDVLESVNLLMSPQGQVLSAHVSGRVVMKSYLSGMPECKFGMNDKIVIDKQGKGTADETNKSSSKQSIAIDDCTFHQCVRLSKFDSERSISFIPPDGEYELMRYRTTKDIILPFRVIPLVREVGRTKLEVKVVIKSNFKPSLLAQKIEVRIPTPLNTSGVQVICMKGKAKYKASENAIVWK, from the exons ATGATTGGAGGACTGTTCATTTACAACCACAAGGGGGAGGTGCTGATCTCCCGAGTCTACAGAGATGACATAGG GAATAG GCGGAACGCCGTGGATGCTTTCCGTGTCAATGTCATCCACGCCCGGCAGCAGGTGCGCTCCCCGGTAACCAACATCGCCCGCACCAGCTTCTTCCACGTCAAGCGCTCCAACATCTGGCTGGCGGCTGTCACCAAGCAGAACGTCAATGCGGCCATGGTGTTTGAGTTCCTATACAAGATGTGCGACGTCATGACCGCCTACTTCGGCAAGATCAGCGAGGAGAACATCAAGAACAACTTCGTCCTGATCTACGAGCTGCTGGATG AAATCCTGGACTTTGGCTACCCCCAAAATTCCGAGACAGGAGCCCTGAAAACGTTCATCACCCAGCAAGGAATCAAGAGCCAG CACCAG ACCAAGGAGGAGCAGTCTCAGATCACCAGCCAGGTGACAGGTCAGATCGGCTGGAGACGAGAGGGGATCAAGTACCGGCGCAACGAGCTCTTCCTGGATGTCCTGGAGAGCGTAAACCTGCTTATGTCTCCACAAG GCCAGGTGCTGAGTGCCCACGTGTCGGGCAGGGTGGTGATGAAGAGCTACCTGAGTGGGATGCCCGAGTGTAAATTTGGGATGAATGACAAGATCGTCATCGACAAGCAGGGGAAGGGCACCGCGGACGAGACCAACAAGAG CAGCAGCAAGCAGTCCATCGCCATCGACGACTGCACTTTCCACCAGTGTGTGCGACTCAGCAAGTTCGACTCGGAGAGGAGCATCAGCTTCATCCCGCCAGATGGAGAGTATGAGCTTATGAG gtATCGCACCACTAAGGATATTATCCTGCCATTCAGAGTGATTCCTTTGGTCCGAGAGGTCGGCCGTACTAAACTGGAAGTCAAGGTGGTCATCAAGTCCAACTTCAAGCCTTCCTTGCTGGCCCAGAAAATAGAG GTGCGCATCCCAACCCCCCTCAACACTAGCGGAGTCCAGGTTATCTGCATGAAAGGGAAAGCCAAGTACAAGGCCAGTGAGAATGCCATAGTCTGGAAGTAA